The DNA region AGCCAAgtcccatacttcattcctcttgaattgacccAATTTTTCTTGTATAACATTGATATAGAATTCATCAGTTAAAGCCTCCTTCACATTCTTAGGTTCAAACTTAGAGACAAAGCAAGAATTGGATACAACCCCCTCTTGATCTAGTGGTTACTCCCTCATTAAGATTCCCTATAATGAGCTCCTTAGAATGATCTTTCTGGATTCTGATAGAAGAACCCCGTTGGCTTAATTGACCTCTGATTCTATACCTACAGACTCAATATTGGACTCAATGTCTGGTACATCTTCTAGAGCACCATTCATCTGAgatgatgttccaacatcttctTCGATATCAATTTCCTTCATTATGATTGAATCATCAACCAaaacattaatagattccatcatgACTTTGGTTCTGGAATTAAATACTCTATAGGTTGTTGTTTGTAGAGTAGCCCAGAAGTATTCCTTAgtcactcttgggatccatctttcttctttgttcatgatcagccaaaatgtaacatttacttccaaaCACATGAAAGTATTTGATAATAGGTTTCCTCCCTTTCCACAATTCATAGAGAGTAGTTGAAGTAcctgaaattctggtgtagtcagagttcagatgttctactccaagtaatgacatctgatccaacattgttactaatacaacaagacaattatacaaattaaaacccagtactgatatgcacacattcacagatgtcacgacatctgctactatatcaccatagaatggaagaacacccagttctgtccatctggtacaaagacacagcagagatcaaacatagcacttacttctgttgagcctgcacagttatcagcatgatgtctcaacattgatttgaacatcacctgttacagcattacaggttgaccttattttataacagacataattataacgtgcagaaggtaaaagcacaagtaattgttaacccagttcggtgcaacatcacctactctgggggcataccaagtcaggaagaagatccactatcagcagtattaattcggagttaaactcccccgtttataactcttcacttaatccctacccaatgcaatctatacctaggaactcctagatagaaacctccagtttccattcctatcactacaaatacaatgtaatgctaaacaacttgaacttgcttcacagcttcgttcaagaccataacaaactcttacctacatgctttgagttac from Lathyrus oleraceus cultivar Zhongwan6 chromosome 1, CAAS_Psat_ZW6_1.0, whole genome shotgun sequence includes:
- the LOC127100901 gene encoding uncharacterized mitochondrial protein AtMg00820-like, whose translation is MESINVLVDDSIIMKEIDIEEDVGTSSQMNGALEDVPDIESNIESVGIESEEALTDEFYINVIQEKLGQFKRNEVWDLAPRPEGTNVIGTKWVYKNKSDEKGVFTRNKARLMAQGYTQIKGVDFDETYSLVARLESIRLLLGWNVY